Proteins co-encoded in one Cytobacillus sp. NJ13 genomic window:
- the mobB gene encoding molybdopterin-guanine dinucleotide biosynthesis protein B translates to MAMVKEPVIFQVSGYQNSGKTTLVNKLISGLKDKGLSVVTIKHHGHGGKPETPGGKDSSIHIESGAAASLVEGGGRLLLQAEKKSWSLEEQIRIALQLQPDVVLIEGHKKASFPKALLLRSDEDLHLMEDLTNICALFCWEDKVIKHKTADLETPFFSIRDPKGPEWIIEYLVSESKKRR, encoded by the coding sequence ATGGCCATGGTAAAGGAACCTGTTATTTTTCAGGTATCCGGCTATCAAAACAGCGGAAAAACAACATTGGTAAATAAATTAATCTCTGGATTAAAAGATAAGGGCCTTTCTGTCGTTACCATTAAGCATCATGGACATGGCGGCAAACCCGAAACCCCAGGAGGAAAGGATTCCAGCATTCATATTGAATCTGGAGCAGCCGCTTCACTTGTTGAAGGTGGCGGCAGACTGCTTTTACAAGCTGAGAAGAAAAGCTGGAGCCTGGAGGAGCAGATCAGGATTGCCTTGCAGCTGCAGCCCGACGTCGTGCTTATTGAAGGTCATAAAAAGGCTTCATTTCCTAAAGCACTCCTGCTCAGAAGTGATGAAGATCTGCACCTTATGGAGGACCTGACAAATATCTGTGCACTCTTCTGCTGGGAAGATAAAGTGATTAAGCACAAGACTGCAGATTTGGAAACTCCTTTTTTCAGCATCCGTGATCCTAAAGGCCCTGAGTGGATTATTGAGTATTTAGTGAGCGAAAGTAAGAAAAGGAGATAA